The nucleotide sequence GAAAGGCGATGCAATCTAAACGCATCTCCAGCATCTGCAGCAGCGCCAAACCAGTGGAGCCTTTAGAGCGACGAGCGCGCTTCATGTAGCGCACCATCTGCTTTTCAGTGACGCCGTAATTGAACCGAACCTTTTGCTTTTCTTCCAGACGGATGGCATATTCCGACTTCTTCTTGCGGGCTGCGCCGTGAACGCCAGGGGGGTTGGTGTTTTTGGGACGCTTGCGCGTCAATCCGGGCAAATCGAGGCCGCCAAAGCGACGAACGACCTTCAGGCGCGGGCCTGTGAAGCGGGACATGCAGTTTTCTCCAGAGCGATAGATAGCCGCGCATCGAGCAGCGATCTACTATAATACTTGCCCCGAGCCAAACCGTACAGGTGGATGGCAAAAATTAGATTCGTTATGCTCGAATAGTTGTCGTATCGCTGGATATTAGGATTTTTGCAATGACTTCCTTTGGGATGCGTTGGGGGCGATCGCTCGTGACGATCGCGATCGCCTTTGGCTTGTTATTTGGGGGGGCGAGCCTCGCGATCGCCGCTCCCGAACCTTTACTGGTTTCTCAGGTAACCTTGCCCCAGCTCAATAGGGAGCCCGATACCTCCCAGCGCAATTCTAATTTTGTGACCGAAGCCGTTCGCAAGGTGGGGCCTGCAGTCGTGCGTATCGATACAGAACGTACAGTAGTGCGATCGTTCCGGTCTCCCTTCGATTCCTTCGCTCGCGATCCGTTTTTCCAAGACTTCTTTGGCGATGAATTTTTCCCCGAACCGCGCCAGCAGGAATTTCACACTCAGGGGCAGGGGTCTGGGTTCATTGTCGATCGCGACGGCATTGTGGTGACCAATGCACACGTTGTCAGCGAAGCAGATACGGTCGCGGTCAAGCTGCAGGATGGCCGCGTGTTTGACGGAACGGTGCGCGGTGTTGACGAAGTGCTGGATTTAGCGGTGATTAAAATTGACGGTCGCGATTTACCTGTGGTGCCGCTGGGAGATTCCAGTACTTTGCAGGTGGGGGATTGGGCGATCGCCTTGGGCAATCCGCTCGGTCTGGACAGCACTGTTACCCTCGGCATTGTCAGCACCCTCAATCGCTCCAGTGCAGAGGTGGGGATTGTGGATAAGCGACTGAACTTCATCCAAACCGATGCCGCGATTAACCCCGGCAATTCTGGCGGACCGTTATTAAACGAGCGGGGCGAAGTTATCGGCATCAACACTGCTATCCGCGCCAACGCTCAGGGCATTGGTTTTGCCATTCCCATCAACATCGAGCGAGAGGTGCAAGCTCGGTTGGTGCGAGGGGAAACGATTCCCCATCCCTATATCGGGGTGCAGATGGTAACGCTAACACCCGAGTTGCGCGATCGCTTTAATAGCGATCCCAACAGCGGTCTCTATGTGGGGCAGGACAGCGGCGTACTGGTGGTTCAGGTGGTGCCCAATTCGCCTGCCGAGGCAGCGGGGATTCGTGCTGGGGATGTCATCCTGCGAGTCAATTCCAATTCCATCGCAACGGCTTCGGAGTTACAGGAGGCCGTGGAGGCCACGAGTGTGGGCGGCACGTTAAAGGTGGAAGTGGAACGAGGCGATCGCCGAGAGGTGTTGCGGGTGCGCACTGCCGATCTGGTGGCCTCGCGCTAAATCTATGGGGGACAGGGAGCGATCGAGGTGATACGATAGCCGCGCAGAAAAACGCTCTCGTGCATGCATAACTCCCCTCCCCCGATATCAATTTCTCAGACAGATTCTGCAACCGATTTGGCGATCGCGGGTCCGAGTTTTTCGCTGGTGATTCCGGTTTACAACGAGGAGGAGGGGGTGGCCCAAACTCTCGACGACTTGCACAACGTTCTGGGGGCGGCGCGGTGTCAGTACGAAATTGTGGTGGTGGACGATGGATCGCGCGATCGCACGGCCGAAATTCTCAAGCCCCGCAGCGATATTCGTCTGATCCAGCACGATCGCAATCGCGGCTATGGGGCTGCGTTGAAGACGGGGATTTCTCGCGCTAAATATCCGTTGGTGGCGATTACAGATGCGGACAGTACCTATCCGAGCGATCGCCTGTTGGAGTTGGTGGAGCTGGCGGAGGATGCGGATATGGTGGTGGGGGCCCGTACGGGCGAGAATGTTACCTATTCGACCTTGCGGAAGATTCCTAAGTTTTTTTTGGTGCGGTTTGCCGAGTGGATTGCCAAGCGGCCCATTCCCGATCTGAATAGTGGCATGCGGGTGTTTCGCAAGAGTGCGGTGACGCGATTTCTGAGTGTTTTGCCGGATACGTTTAGCTTTACGACGACGATTACACTGGCGATGCTGACGAATAATTATGTCGTTCGCTATCAACCGATTGATTATTTTCATCGGGCAGGTCGTAGTAAAATTAGGCCGATTCGGGATACGTTGCTGTTTATTCAATTGATTTTGCGAACGGGCGTGTATTTTGCTCCGCTGAGGATCTTTTTACCGATCGCTGGAGTATTTTTTCTCGGTTCTCTGGCGTCTCTCTGGGTTGACCTCTTTATTGCCCGAGACTTGACGGAATCGACGCTGATTTTGTTTGTCACTTCGATTCAGATTGGAATTTTTGCCCTGCTGGCAGACATGATTGATAAACGGACGGGGCGATTTTAGCCAATAGAAAGCGACTATAAGGCGATCGCGAGCATTTGTAATTCTCATGAAGAGAGCGAACGTCCCCTCCACCGCACTAGGGAAACAGTCCTAACCGTATCCATAACTGTCTCGCTGCAAGCTGCTGGAAATGGTTGAACTTGAGACAGGCGATTGTCGCTCGTCCAGTTGGCGTGAGTCCCAGAATCTCCCCGGTATTCGAGTTGGACTGAAAGTGTGCGAGCCACCTATCTTGTCTGGGATGAAATAGATCGGTGCTGACATTCAATTGTGGATCGACGGCTGAAATATTGGTGCCTTTTCGCAGGTTGCAGGAGCGGCAGGCTAAAGCGAGATTGGACAACACGTTCGAGCCGTTTAGCGCAATGGGGATGATGTGTTCCACTTCGAATGGAAAGTTGAAGACTAGCTCCGGGGCACGACAGTATTCACAGCGATGTTCGGCGCGATTGGCAACAGCAGCGTAGTTGGGATTCATCGATCGAGCTGCTGCATTAAATTAGCGCTCCGGGCAGTGGCGGCTTTTAGCTCGGCCTCAGTGAGGTGTTCGAGTTCGGCCTGTAGGGCTGGGGGGAAGGGTTCGGAGCGATCGCGTGCGGCTCTCCAAAGTTGCATCAATTCTGTTAGGCGTTGTTGTTGCACAGCAGTGAAGAGACTGTCGGGTTGAAAGCTTTGAATCAGAATAAAGGGGCTCGCTTCGCTGTATTCGATTTGGGCAGTCAGGGCGTCTAGGGCCTCGCCTGCCGTTTTGCCTGTAGATTGCTTATCTCCAGAGATCGCCCGAAATCTTCTGTTTCCGCTGGAATCTGATTCTGGCAGGATGGCAACGGTTGTCATGGCAGATAAGCGATCGCGCTTTGGCAGTGATGGGTCTATTGTATTTAGCCTCTAGGCTGAAGGCAGTCAATTGCAACGCTAGGGAACACAAACACAATCCATGAGCCGACACCGCCCTAAATCCGATCGCCCCTCCAAGCTCTGCCCCATTTGCGATCGCCCCTTCAGTTGGCGCAAGAAATGGGCGGACTGCTGGGATGAGGTGAAATATTGCTCCGAGCGCTGTCGCCGTCGCCGCAATAACGCCGATCGCCCCTAACACTTCCATCTGACCGGCATCGGAAAAGCTCAGAGCGTTTTCCCCCTACGGACAACCCAATACCTGAATCGTATAAGTATCCTGCACCGTTCCGGTGCCGCCAATCTTCAGATTCACTTCGTAAGGTTGGGCATCGACGCGAGGTTCCCCAGAAAAAACATGCAAATGCTGCTCGGACATGAGGAAATCATCTTCTTCATGGACCAGATCGGCAGTTTTATCTTCATATTTGAGATACATTTCGATATCGTAGTTGCCAATATCCTCCGAAAGCACTGTTGCGACATACCGAGAAAAAGATGCATCCTCAGGCACCAAAAAATCTGTATTCCAATTCGGACCAAACCAAATCCCAAAACTAGTCGGAATCCGACCAGGTGAGGCAGTTTTTGTCACTTCTGTGCCCTCGCCGCCAACCACCTGCAAAGGCGTGCAGCCCGTCGGCATCGGCTCTCCCGTCTCGACCGCAGGCAATCCCTGTTGCACCCGAATGCAGCGGCTATTCAAAGGAAACGTGCTGCAGAGCCTATCCAGTGAGACTCTGATATTAGCGCGTGCGGGCATCGCCGATACACATGCGATCGAAACGGCGATCGCCACACAATAAATCGTCCGCATAACTTCTTTCTCCTAAAGATAGAGATCCACCTGAAGCAGCTCAGCTTCTCTCAGTCAAGCGAGACAACCAATACCCACAAACCAAAAGAGATCTCTTCAAAGGGTAGATCGGGAAAATGTTTTGTATAGAGTTAAGTTGAAATCCTAACAATATAAGACTGCTGTATAAACCTTTAGTTAGAATCGCAGTAAATGCGATCGCTGCTATCTTTTTAACACAGCTAACTACCACGACTGAAGTGAATTTCTTAATTCTTGACTCTTGCCTCTGGCCTCAACCGCCCTCTAGAGGACTACCAGGTAGGAGGAAATGCCTGCCACAAATGAGACCGAGCGATTCAATCGCAATCCACTCCCGGCAGAGCCTCAGGATGCTGCGATCGCTTCGCGACGCGCGCGCCCCAAGCATCCGTCACAATTGGACCCACTAAGCAGGTAACCGTGACGTACAGAATTAAGGCATTAAAAACAGTGCCATCCAACAATCCAGCCTCTCGCGCAAACAAGCCAATCACCAAAATTAACGCCGCCCGCGACATCGTTAACCCAAACGCCACCATCGCCTCGGCTCCCCCATAGCCAAATTGCTGCGCTGCTACCCAGGCCGCTACCCACTTAGACAGCACCGCCCCCACAACGATCGCTGCCGCCAACCCCAAGCTCCCCGGATCGGTCGCCACAATGCGCAGATTGCACAAGACCCCCACCGAGACCAAAAACGCCGGAATAAACAGCCCGTTCCCCAACCCATCTAGCTGCTGCATTAAGTCGCGATCTTGGCAAACGACGCGGTTGAGGGATAGCCCGACAATAAAAGCCCCTACCACCGCATCCACCCCCAGCCATTCAGTCAGCGCCGATACGCCAAACAAACAAGCCAACACAAACGAAATCCGCTCGGCAGACGATTGAGCTTTGCGGGTCAAAAGGCGATCGCCTAACCTCGCCAATCCTATCCAAGCACCAATGGCCAACAATGGTAGCAAGACCAGTAGCCGCACCCACAGCCATATCCCCACCGATCCTGCCACCGCCGCGCTGACGACCGCATACCCCCCTAAAGTCACTGCCGTAGTCACCACCGTCCCCCCTATAGCAACATTGACGCTTTCGAGGCCGGAGATGCCCAACTGCACGGCGATCGGATAGGCCACCAACATGTGCGGCGAATACATCAGCCCCAGCAAAACCGAGCCATACAGCCCTAGATCGGCCCAATATCCCGTGGCTACCCCCGCCACAAACGGCAGTGCGAAGGTCAATCCGCCAAACGCTAGCGATCGCCGTCCTAACTGACCCAAATTGCTCAAATTCATCTGCAATCCTGCCAGCAGCATGACGAACAGCAGCCCTACCCGTTCCAGCAGAATCAGTTGGGGATCTCGCTCCAACAGCCCCAATCCGTGGGTTCCTAATAGAGCTCCCGCCCCGATCGAGAGTACGAGGGAAGGAATGCGTAGCAGACGCGATAGATGGGGGGCGATCGCTGCCAGCAGCAGCACAATCGCTAGCAACAAGACGGGTTGCATCATAGTGAAAGTAGGCTAACCTCCGGGATCGACTTCGGTCGCGAACTAGGGGTAGCACGGCCCCGTTCTCGAATCCACTGGATTGCCATTGGGGGCTGCGATCTCATCGCAGTTGCATCCAGCGATACTTTACTAGCTCAGTTGCGACCAATCCACGGAGTTTGAAAGGACGCGCCCGACAGGATTCGAACCTGTGACCGACCGCTTAGAAGGCGGTTGCTCTATCCGCTGAGCTACGGGCGCTTGTAACTTAGACACTGGGTAAGGGATTGAGCCCTGAAATCGCCTCCACACGAGGGGTTAAGAACGAGGGGTTAAGACAGATCGCCTGTAAGTTCCCTCGCAGTCAGAGAGGCTCGCAGAACCCCACTGAAAGTGGCTGAATATGCCCAAAAACCATCACAATTTACAATACAGGGGAGTGCAGCGAAAATTGTATTGGTTTCAGAAGCCATGGCGTCAGTCAACTAGAGACTTAGAAAGACAAAAGTTAGGCTTAGCATCGGCATCCGAGGAGGGAAATTGTGGCTCAGGGACACTCTACCGCCTCGACCCGGAAGTGCCAAGAGGGAGCCCTATTGGCAGGGGATATCGAGCAAAGTGAGTGCGAATTAAAGTATCGACTCTATGACCCAACATAGCCGCCACCTCGGTCAGGGGGACGCCAGCCTCGATAAGATGGCACAACCCTACTCTTTCCCGTCTTTGTGGCGGCCCGGATTCGCCGACTTGACGAGTCGTTGTACTGAGACGCCCAAACATGCCATTTAACACCTAAACATGCAGCAATAAAAGAACGTCTCCCCTTGCGGGTAAGACGCCGAGACTCTTTATTCCTGGTGGTTACAAGGTTTTTTGCTCCTGCTATGATACATTCCTCGCAGGGATGGGGACCAGATTTAGTAGAATGAGGCCAATAGCGATATCTTCTTCCTGCCAGATGTTGCTGTGATTTCGACTTTTGTTTTAATTAACCCCTATAGCAGCCGGAGATTCCAAACTGTGAGCTTGATTAACGACCTCCTCGAAGTTGCTGACGACGAGTTGCGCTACCCTACGGCGAGCGAGTTGGCAGCCGTCAGAGATTATATGGGCGATGGTGCCCGCCGCCTGCGCATTGCTGAAGTGCTATCGGAAAACCGCAAGAAGATTGTGGACGAGTCTCAGAGACTGCTGTTTGCCAAGCGTCCCGAGTATCGTCAGACGGGAGGCAATGCATCCACTCAGAAGCGTTACAACCAGTGCTTGCGCGATTATGATTGGTATCTGCGTCTGGTCACTTACGGCATCATCGCGGGTGACAAGGGTCCGATCGAGTCGATTGGTCTCGTGGGCGTACGCGAAATGTATAACGCTCTCAACGTACCGATTCCCGGCATGGTAGATGCAATGAAGTTTATGAAGGGCGTTGCCCTCGAACTGTTGAACACTGAAGATATTGCTGTTGCCGAGCCTTACTTCGATTACATCATTACCGCCATGTCTGCCTAGCGAGCGATCGCCGATGGGGTCCCTTACATATCTCTAGATCGATCTCGGAATGGTTTATTTTGAGGTCTATCTAGAGGTGCGCGCATGCGCTAGCCCAATTCTGGGGGAAGGGAAACTCAAGCAAAAACCATTGCTGTGAGTCAGTCGAGTCAACCCCCATACTATTTCTATCGATCGATCGCCCCCAACATGGTAGAGAGAAAGCCAGTCGACGATATCGACCTTGTGGGGCAAATTGCCCGAGGAGAGCGGGCCGCTCTATCGGCGTTATACGGGCATTATGCCGGTGTTGTATATGCCCTTGCCTTCAAAATTTTGGGATCTGTCGAAGAAGCCGAAGAGGTCGTCCTGGATGCGTTCGCACAAGTATGGCGCAGTGCCGAGCAATACGAATCGCAGCGGGGGCGAGTAGATACCTGGCTGTTTACCATCGCCCGCAGCCGTGCCCTCG is from Synechococcus sp. PCC 7336 and encodes:
- a CDS encoding HhoA/HhoB/HtrA family serine endopeptidase — translated: MTSFGMRWGRSLVTIAIAFGLLFGGASLAIAAPEPLLVSQVTLPQLNREPDTSQRNSNFVTEAVRKVGPAVVRIDTERTVVRSFRSPFDSFARDPFFQDFFGDEFFPEPRQQEFHTQGQGSGFIVDRDGIVVTNAHVVSEADTVAVKLQDGRVFDGTVRGVDEVLDLAVIKIDGRDLPVVPLGDSSTLQVGDWAIALGNPLGLDSTVTLGIVSTLNRSSAEVGIVDKRLNFIQTDAAINPGNSGGPLLNERGEVIGINTAIRANAQGIGFAIPINIEREVQARLVRGETIPHPYIGVQMVTLTPELRDRFNSDPNSGLYVGQDSGVLVVQVVPNSPAEAAGIRAGDVILRVNSNSIATASELQEAVEATSVGGTLKVEVERGDRREVLRVRTADLVASR
- a CDS encoding glycosyltransferase family 2 protein, which gives rise to MHNSPPPISISQTDSATDLAIAGPSFSLVIPVYNEEEGVAQTLDDLHNVLGAARCQYEIVVVDDGSRDRTAEILKPRSDIRLIQHDRNRGYGAALKTGISRAKYPLVAITDADSTYPSDRLLELVELAEDADMVVGARTGENVTYSTLRKIPKFFLVRFAEWIAKRPIPDLNSGMRVFRKSAVTRFLSVLPDTFSFTTTITLAMLTNNYVVRYQPIDYFHRAGRSKIRPIRDTLLFIQLILRTGVYFAPLRIFLPIAGVFFLGSLASLWVDLFIARDLTESTLILFVTSIQIGIFALLADMIDKRTGRF
- a CDS encoding HNH endonuclease, which translates into the protein MNPNYAAVANRAEHRCEYCRAPELVFNFPFEVEHIIPIALNGSNVLSNLALACRSCNLRKGTNISAVDPQLNVSTDLFHPRQDRWLAHFQSNSNTGEILGLTPTGRATIACLKFNHFQQLAARQLWIRLGLFP
- a CDS encoding DUF2256 domain-containing protein, producing MSRHRPKSDRPSKLCPICDRPFSWRKKWADCWDEVKYCSERCRRRRNNADRP
- a CDS encoding cation:proton antiporter, with amino-acid sequence MMQPVLLLAIVLLLAAIAPHLSRLLRIPSLVLSIGAGALLGTHGLGLLERDPQLILLERVGLLFVMLLAGLQMNLSNLGQLGRRSLAFGGLTFALPFVAGVATGYWADLGLYGSVLLGLMYSPHMLVAYPIAVQLGISGLESVNVAIGGTVVTTAVTLGGYAVVSAAVAGSVGIWLWVRLLVLLPLLAIGAWIGLARLGDRLLTRKAQSSAERISFVLACLFGVSALTEWLGVDAVVGAFIVGLSLNRVVCQDRDLMQQLDGLGNGLFIPAFLVSVGVLCNLRIVATDPGSLGLAAAIVVGAVLSKWVAAWVAAQQFGYGGAEAMVAFGLTMSRAALILVIGLFAREAGLLDGTVFNALILYVTVTCLVGPIVTDAWGARVAKRSQHPEALPGVDCD
- the apcD gene encoding allophycocyanin subunit alpha-B, with protein sequence MSLINDLLEVADDELRYPTASELAAVRDYMGDGARRLRIAEVLSENRKKIVDESQRLLFAKRPEYRQTGGNASTQKRYNQCLRDYDWYLRLVTYGIIAGDKGPIESIGLVGVREMYNALNVPIPGMVDAMKFMKGVALELLNTEDIAVAEPYFDYIITAMSA
- a CDS encoding sigma-70 family RNA polymerase sigma factor encodes the protein MSQSSQPPYYFYRSIAPNMVERKPVDDIDLVGQIARGERAALSALYGHYAGVVYALAFKILGSVEEAEEVVLDAFAQVWRSAEQYESQRGRVDTWLFTIARSRALDRLRSRQRSARILASVQAEVKVSAPTQIHNPADSVVLNERRERVQIAMQQLPDPQRLVLEMAYFQGLTQAEIATEIGKPVGTVKTRVRLGLSKLRDALGGLNESP